The Acetobacteroides hydrogenigenes genome has a segment encoding these proteins:
- the rpmB gene encoding 50S ribosomal protein L28, producing MSKVCQITGRKVQVGNNVSHSKRRTKRTFEPNLKTKRFFLVEENRWVTLKVSAQGIRTINKNGLKNALDKAQAAGLIGIY from the coding sequence ATGTCAAAAGTTTGTCAAATCACCGGAAGAAAAGTTCAAGTTGGTAACAATGTTTCTCACTCTAAGAGAAGAACTAAAAGAACTTTCGAACCTAATTTGAAGACCAAAAGATTCTTCCTAGTTGAAGAAAACAGATGGGTAACCTTGAAGGTTTCTGCTCAAGGTATTCGCACTATTAACAAGAATGGCCTTAAGAACGCTTTGGATAAAGCTCAGGCTGCAGGTTTAATCGGCATTTATTAA
- the rpmG gene encoding 50S ribosomal protein L33 gives MAKKGNRVQVILECTEHKESGMPGTSRYVTTKNKKNTPARIERRKYNPILKRVTLHREIK, from the coding sequence ATGGCTAAAAAAGGTAATCGAGTTCAAGTAATTCTTGAGTGCACCGAGCATAAGGAAAGTGGTATGCCAGGAACTTCTCGCTACGTGACTACAAAGAACAAAAAAAACACACCAGCACGTATCGAAAGAAGAAAGTACAACCCAATTTTGAAAAGAGTAACTCTCCACAGAGAAATTAAATAG
- a CDS encoding DUF4295 domain-containing protein, with translation MAKKVVATLKKEGGGKELTKCIKMVKSEKTGAYTFKEEMVPTGDVKEFFTKK, from the coding sequence ATGGCAAAGAAAGTAGTTGCAACTCTGAAAAAAGAAGGAGGCGGTAAGGAACTTACCAAGTGTATCAAGATGGTTAAGTCTGAGAAGACAGGAGCCTATACTTTTAAGGAAGAAATGGTTCCAACCGGAGACGTTAAGGAATTCTTTACAAAAAAGTAA
- the ftsY gene encoding signal recognition particle-docking protein FtsY has protein sequence MGLFDFFSKGKKEQLDKGLEKTKESVLSKLSRAIAGKSRVDDDVLDNLEEALIMSDVGVETTVKIIERIQDRVARNKYMGTEELNAILKDEIVNLLEENNSVYNNKVTYGDEKKPYVIMVVGVNGVGKTTTIGKLAAQLTNNGKKVYLGAADTFRAAAIEQLTVWAERSKSTIIKQQMGSDPASVAFDTLSSAKKNDADVVIIDTAGRLHNKINLMNELSKIKNVMQKVIPDAPHEVLLVLDGSTGQNAFEQAKQFTKATDVTALALTKLDGTAKGGVVLGISDQFKIPVKFIGVGEGIDDLQLFDRKTFVESLFNI, from the coding sequence ATGGGATTATTTGACTTCTTCTCGAAAGGGAAAAAAGAACAGCTAGACAAGGGCCTCGAAAAAACTAAAGAAAGTGTTCTATCCAAGCTCTCGCGCGCTATTGCTGGTAAATCACGAGTAGATGATGATGTTCTAGACAACCTAGAAGAAGCGCTAATAATGTCGGATGTGGGAGTAGAAACGACGGTTAAAATTATAGAACGCATACAAGATCGTGTTGCTCGCAACAAGTACATGGGAACCGAAGAGTTAAATGCTATCCTAAAAGATGAAATTGTTAATCTTTTGGAAGAGAATAACTCTGTATATAACAATAAGGTAACCTACGGCGACGAAAAAAAGCCTTACGTCATTATGGTTGTTGGCGTTAATGGCGTAGGCAAAACTACAACCATTGGTAAGCTTGCTGCTCAACTAACCAACAACGGCAAGAAGGTCTACCTAGGAGCAGCCGACACATTCCGTGCCGCTGCAATCGAACAACTTACAGTTTGGGCAGAACGCTCCAAGTCAACAATCATCAAGCAGCAAATGGGCTCCGACCCTGCATCTGTTGCATTCGATACGCTTTCGTCCGCAAAAAAGAATGATGCCGATGTGGTTATCATCGATACCGCAGGGCGTCTTCATAATAAGATAAACCTGATGAACGAGCTTTCGAAGATCAAGAACGTAATGCAAAAGGTTATTCCTGATGCACCCCACGAAGTTCTTTTGGTTCTCGATGGTTCAACAGGTCAGAATGCCTTCGAACAGGCAAAGCAGTTTACCAAAGCAACTGATGTTACCGCATTGGCGCTTACTAAGTTAGATGGCACAGCAAAGGGGGGCGTTGTTCTTGGCATCTCCGATCAGTTTAAAATCCCCGTAAAGTTTATTGGTGTTGGCGAAGGTATCGATGATTTGCAGCTTTTCGATCGAAAAACATTCGTTGAATCTTTGTTCAATATTTAG